A stretch of DNA from Oreochromis aureus strain Israel breed Guangdong linkage group 23, ZZ_aureus, whole genome shotgun sequence:
AGAATATAACAGCACGAGCACTgcaaatgcaacaaaaacatgttgacaTCAAATGGTATGTTATTTGAAATCTATATAAAATAATGACACGTCTATGTTTTCcaaattttttttgcatttatttattttttcacaattGTCTAAATCAGTCTGTCTGTGGACTGGTACAACTGAAAAGCCGACGCAGCcagttcctcttcttctttggttTGTTCTCTGGCACAGTCTTAGCTTCAGTTTGAAGTTCAGCTGGATTGGTAGttatcattttctgtctgtcttctgtTTGTTGGAAAGAGTCACGTAGAGTAACTGCAGTCTGTGGCAGGgagtcctcctcttcttccttgtCCTGTTCTTTGGTGTCTTTTTCCACCAGAAGCTCAGATTTTCCATTTGCAGTGTTGGACTTTTGGTCATTTTGCTACTGTGTGATTTTAATGTAGGACGCTTTGACTTCTTTCAGCTCTTGATAAAGAGTCTCTACTTTCATGTCATGAAGCTCCTTGTTGGAGCAGAGCTGGGATTTAAGCTCACTgatttccatgttcagtgtctCCTGGTCCTGCCTGTGTTTATCTTCCTGTTCCTTGAGATGGTTTTGAGCTTCTAGGAGCTGTTGTTGGAGTGTTCCTATTTGCTCTTGTTGAGTCCTGCACTGGCCTTCAAATTCAGCCTCCTTCAGACATAGCTTTACTAACTCTTACTGTCATATCCAGTGTGGACAAATCTGTATAgatttatattaatatattaatttGAATAATCCAAGTATGCAAACTAAAAATCACAGGAGAGCTCATGAGACCACAAACACTGATCAGGTCCAGTTCAGAGAAACaggtttttgggggggatttTGTGCAAGATTGATGGTTATtctacattttaatatttttaatgataacaTTATCACACTTCTTTTTTCACAAATGCAAATTAAAATTTTCAGTCTGGATGGAATTCAACTTAAATTCTATATCTAtaaaattgtgtaatttaaatgttttacttaagcatgttttattattattattataagcaACCCTGTTTAATGTAGCAGTTTGAGGAAAAATGTCCCTGCAGATGTTCTCGTGCTGTCCCAGGATCATTAATTGTTTTTGCAATATGTGTGGAAATAAAGGTTGATCACATGTTCAGAAAAATGTATGCACCTGGAGATAAGACCAAAGTATATGAAAAACATATTTCCAGTTACTTTCAGGTAGAATCTATGACACAtgtagtttttttgttatttcaaaaatgtatatttgctGTTAAAATGGAACAAATGAAGCCCTACCCATATAGCCCTCCGTACTTCATGCAGACAGACATGTGGTCATAAAGCTACATTTCACATTAGTTCTCCCTCAAAgtgcattcagaaaaaaacaaaacacccggAGACATTTTCAAGCTTTTCAGTATGCTTTATTGAGGCACATGGTTGCTGATTGAATACACACATGAACGGCTGCCGCATCCCAGCTGCCAGCCGACACATCTACAACAGCAACAACTCAGACAGCGCAAAGCCTTTTAAGttggcgaggcgtgattgcaaaTGACGTGCAGGTGCACCTGCAGTAGCATCGCAGACCACGCCCCCCCGCCACGCCACTCTTTCCTCATGGTTGGTCGTTATCGTTGCTCTCAGAGGGCAGAAAGTCCCGATCAAAGTGCACAGGTAACTTCCCTTCACATTTCATGACAATGATCCTGTTAGTGAGAAGCCTGCCTTCATACTGGCAGTTGGGGTTCCTGGCTCCCTGATGCTTTAGCTTACATTTAATTATGCGAAACGTTGCGGTACTGTACGTCATGCCGCTATTTTCATCGTACCTCCCATCACCTCTACAAATGGATTTGACCTTTGCTGGAATGCTGAGGATGAATGTGTTGGTTTCCTTACAACTGTTGTCAATTTTGTAGATATTCCTATCTGATATTTCTGTGTTACACTGCTCTGCAGTCATCTTAGCATCTACATGCTGTCTTCTAAACTTTTCATACGGGGTTTCTTCAGGTCGTTTCTCGCTTAGTTGAAAATGGTTCACTTTGGAAAATCCGGTAGCAAAGAGCAGCACAAGCATCAGGCAGACAAACAGTGTCTTCATTGTCTCCtgaagaaggaaaaacatgGACAATTTTTTCACATTAAGAATTAGGTAGATACATCCTGAAGCTCAGTAAGTCGTCTTTGTGAGCTGCAAAAGAACTGATAgacctttttctttaaatgaaagaagtagttttatttatagttttcttttttatttatttatttctaatcTTATAGAGAAAtttgttctctgtttgtttttcgaCTGTTAGGAAGATTGAAAACGATCAAGCTTTATAAATATCCTAAACAAGACAGCTCCTGGAAGCAGACTCAGGCGTGATGATGTCATTTTGAACTGGAAAAAGAAGCCTTGAAAAGCTGAAGGTCTGTTTTATCGTTGTCTCTCTTGGCTGAGAGCTTAAAGAAGTcaacttttaaaattattccAATAAACTATACCAGCCCACTAAATGTCATcatatatttgattttatgGTTTGGTTATTTTTGCTATATTTAGTGAGCCATTTTAAACTCAGTTTACaaacttttcagatttttataattaatatataaGCTTAGTAGTTGTCTTTAAATGTTTAgatcaagggcgtagatttggaatggacggaagggacatgtccccaccaatatccagcgattattgaattgtccccaccaataatttgatctcttcgagtaaagaaaaacaaacccgatagaaagaaaaaaacgatctgtcaacgactcattcacccagcggtgcagaaagagttaaattacgttctctactgaaGTCCtagtcatgtgacaaatatggccaatgtgattggctgtgcctttcagggagctctgtttagttttagcagtggcaagcctgcgctgcgaggacctgcaaggaggagaggaggatggcagcaaaaaggaagaacctggttataagaaagtatttttcaaagaaacctgtaagtcacttaaagtcaagttcactcaaaCAATgcgtccgtcataataacgttacaggctatgctaggctttggcccacatcagtctaaaattgtatgtaaccatgaataacgtgttttggaaactaactgcacaacaggcagcactattagttctCCCAGTCTCAGAGcaacatttctaattttgattgaaactgtcagagaaaacggcagcctcgagcaagccaggatattagtttacagaggctgttagaatgtctaatgttaaaatgttggtgacacaataatttcatcctaatggcactgacatattcatagggttaatttttgagacaaaatatcatgaggtagtcatgattttgcaaatattccaccttgtagcgcagtttgcacaaattgttttaaaaatgcactcaccctacaaacattactgatgagtcaagatctgcacaaattgacagaaacactgaagcagctacccattttattcttattgtcatgtatgtcctatttgtcaggtgacagaagaaccaacacaaagctcagagagcaatggtgatacaagatcacaggtgaaattggatgatgacttgttggttcattactgtatttgaagcacatgtgtgactgcatgtatttggaatgtctcactgttatttatcaggtgacagaggcagctctgccatgttgtagctcagaggtgaagaggcgaggtcacaggtgactgactgatgatttggtgctatagattaactagtatttattatcatgacaattgttaggctgctgatataaattgattcattagtgtatatttgacaaagaatctgaattgacatgtctcactttttatatggcacgaatcaatgtgttattttatcaagAGGCAATATGTCCTggtgcagtcagaggggaagagcCAGGGCCATAGGTGAGGCATATcaagcacataataataattttaatctgaggATAAAAGGCATGTACTGAGGCTGAAAGACGCTTCAGTGCTCTCAGAAGACTAAAAAGATGGCTAAGGTCAACAATGATTCAAATGAGattaaacaatgctgctgtatgccatgtccaccaggagagactggacagcAGAGATGGAAAaccagcagtttatctcagttaacgagaggagaaggcatgtgtttggctccttcacatagtggacattgagttgttgtgtggggcaccagtagtccatgtctgttgctgtaacagtagttcatgtttagaataaaaaatcccagctcactgagttgatcggggcaatagtgcctaaaatgttgaaTAATTTTGTgctaatcttagatgagtagttttatggacaaaaaccagcaggtcattcagtgttcccttagtcgTCTTAGTGCCAAAGTATAacagatgttggtgtactataactgaactaATGttgttaaagtcatattcttttattgtcatgactgtatttgaaactatttttatttttgtatgatacctgagttatatggaatatggctgaagtaaacgaaagtctaaaatacttagtcatttgtttaatagtaatttaacattatataattcacatataaaactatgaattgtaattttaaatggtttaaaagcatgtagaatagcatatgtaggcaagtatatttctcctttttttatcaagaagcaaagacaaaaaggaaaaaaaaaaaaagaaacagggcagagttcagtggttgaatcatccgtccccaccaacgccaaaaccaaatctacgcccttggtttAGATATTTAACcttgttttattactttatattttatatttatcgTATTAAGACATCAAGATATTTGTTTTTGccttaaaattttgttttttaatttgtactttttgtaattttttttttattttgtcattttgccttttttacTTGATGTGATTtggataaatatatatttatatctacaGATATATTGAGAGAGTTTTTCTCTGGGTTTCACAAGACCATTTTATAGATAAAAGTCCAGGTCATAATAGATCTGGTTCATTAAGAACAAAGTTTAAATCCTATTTAATGTAAATGCCCTTCTGCACTCACAGTTATTCTTTCCTGTCATTATGCTCTGTAGTAACAATGACACActgcaaa
This window harbors:
- the LOC116323087 gene encoding ribonuclease-like 3, with amino-acid sequence MTAEQCNTEISDRNIYKIDNSCKETNTFILSIPAKVKSICRGDGRYDENSGMTYSTATFRIIKCKLKHQGARNPNCQYEGRLLTNRIIVMKCEGKLPVHFDRDFLPSESNDNDQP